A single Nodosilinea sp. PGN35 DNA region contains:
- a CDS encoding DUF3536 domain-containing protein, translated as MADSLQHSALQAAPAAQNSYDGPHDGLIPAVSTGVFVCVHGHFYQPPRENPYLDAIEKQPSAAPYHNWNERIHHECYRPNAFARILNDRGEVVRIVNTFEYISFNIGPTLLSWMERYDLETYQRILDADRNSCERLSGHGNAIAQVYNHIILPLANPRDKVTQVRWGIADFHRRFGRQPEGIWLAETAIDYPTLDVLHAEGIKFTILAPSQVQRCRPMVSYNGERDSWQEVGGGQIDPSRPYRCFLKDANGNPDPSRHIDIFFYDGPISRDMGFNDVLSSSQHFVGRIGQAIHGDHRPFQLISVATDGETFGHHRGGAEKALAYAVTEEFPRQGWTVTNYAHYLATHPPTWEAELKPVTAWSCSHGVDRWQDDCGCGGGGVWNQQWRRPLREALNWLRDQLATVYEEHGATLLRDPWAARDAYVGVMGDRSPESLNAFFKTHQTHKLSAIERVTALQLLEMQRHALFMYTSCGWFFEELSRPEGTQILRYAARAIELAGEVAGIALEPEFVKRLLHAPSNIEDFATGAGVYEALVKPSRISLEQVVAHYAMGSLFTDYHREQTVYCYSVQQHDYRRQRLGPMSLAVGQVEITSTITRESLNLAFAVVHLGGWDFHCGIKSMRSRLDYTQAKAAVFESLSAASAAQVILAINSAFGPHTYGLQDLFAEERHRMMGLLSQDTLLRLDQLYAQVYRDNYGVLRAFHRDGLPVPKELQVAADITLSHRAMEVLQSLERETSDPTVSPLRQGEDYLNELEAIATEASTCNASLSLAAAKPMLERLIGRSVWQILNQAPTESLAADVDWLGRLVNLGQQLNLGLSLERPQELYYQHLNRQIFALLKQAAVSRKPLGQDSRAQVNDILRLGEYLSMDVGAVLKALDHLDPGRPA; from the coding sequence ATGGCTGATTCACTCCAGCATTCGGCGTTGCAGGCTGCTCCTGCGGCCCAAAATTCCTATGATGGCCCCCACGATGGCCTGATCCCCGCCGTCAGCACCGGGGTATTTGTCTGCGTGCACGGCCACTTTTACCAGCCGCCGCGCGAAAATCCTTACCTGGACGCGATTGAGAAGCAGCCCAGCGCCGCTCCCTACCACAACTGGAACGAGCGCATCCACCACGAGTGCTACCGGCCCAACGCCTTTGCCCGCATTCTCAACGATCGCGGCGAAGTGGTGCGCATCGTCAACACCTTTGAGTACATCAGCTTTAACATCGGCCCCACCCTGCTGAGCTGGATGGAGCGCTACGACCTGGAGACCTACCAGCGCATTCTCGACGCCGATCGCAACAGCTGTGAGCGGCTCAGCGGCCACGGCAACGCCATCGCCCAGGTGTACAACCACATCATTTTGCCCCTGGCCAACCCGCGCGACAAAGTCACCCAGGTGCGCTGGGGCATCGCAGATTTTCACCGCCGCTTTGGCCGCCAGCCCGAGGGCATCTGGCTGGCCGAAACCGCGATCGACTACCCCACCCTCGACGTGCTCCACGCCGAGGGGATCAAGTTCACCATTCTGGCTCCGTCCCAGGTGCAGCGCTGCCGACCCATGGTCAGCTACAACGGCGAGCGCGACAGCTGGCAAGAGGTGGGCGGCGGCCAGATCGACCCCAGCCGTCCCTACCGCTGCTTTCTGAAAGATGCCAACGGCAACCCCGATCCCAGCCGCCACATCGACATTTTCTTCTACGACGGCCCGATCTCCCGCGACATGGGCTTTAACGACGTGCTGAGTTCGTCCCAGCACTTTGTCGGGCGCATCGGCCAGGCCATCCACGGCGATCACCGCCCCTTCCAGCTGATCTCGGTGGCTACCGACGGCGAAACCTTTGGCCACCACCGGGGCGGGGCCGAAAAAGCCCTCGCCTACGCCGTCACCGAAGAATTTCCCCGCCAGGGCTGGACGGTGACCAACTACGCCCACTACCTGGCCACCCACCCCCCCACCTGGGAAGCCGAACTCAAGCCCGTCACCGCCTGGAGCTGCTCCCACGGCGTCGATCGCTGGCAGGATGACTGTGGCTGTGGCGGCGGCGGGGTCTGGAACCAGCAGTGGCGGCGACCCCTGCGCGAGGCCCTCAACTGGCTGCGCGACCAGCTGGCGACCGTGTACGAAGAGCACGGAGCGACCCTGCTGCGCGATCCCTGGGCGGCGCGGGATGCCTACGTGGGGGTGATGGGCGATCGCAGCCCCGAGAGCCTGAACGCCTTCTTTAAGACCCACCAGACCCACAAACTGTCGGCGATCGAGCGGGTCACCGCCCTGCAACTGCTGGAAATGCAGCGCCACGCCCTGTTTATGTACACCAGCTGCGGCTGGTTTTTTGAAGAACTCTCGCGCCCCGAGGGCACTCAGATTCTGCGCTACGCCGCCCGCGCCATCGAGCTGGCCGGCGAAGTGGCGGGGATCGCCCTGGAGCCCGAGTTTGTCAAGCGGCTGCTCCACGCCCCCAGCAATATCGAAGACTTTGCCACCGGGGCTGGGGTCTACGAGGCGCTGGTCAAGCCCTCCCGCATTTCCCTGGAGCAGGTGGTGGCCCACTACGCCATGGGCTCGCTGTTTACCGACTACCACCGCGAGCAGACCGTCTACTGCTACAGCGTCCAGCAGCACGACTACCGCCGCCAGCGCCTGGGGCCAATGTCCCTCGCCGTGGGCCAGGTCGAAATCACCTCCACCATTACCCGCGAGAGCCTCAACCTGGCCTTTGCGGTGGTGCACCTGGGCGGCTGGGACTTCCACTGCGGCATCAAGAGCATGCGATCGCGCCTCGACTACACCCAGGCCAAGGCCGCCGTATTCGAAAGCCTGAGCGCCGCCAGCGCCGCCCAGGTGATTCTCGCCATCAACAGCGCCTTTGGCCCCCACACCTACGGCCTGCAAGACCTGTTTGCCGAAGAGCGCCACCGCATGATGGGTCTACTCTCCCAGGACACCCTGCTGCGCCTCGACCAGCTCTACGCCCAGGTCTACCGCGACAACTACGGCGTGCTGCGCGCCTTCCACCGCGACGGCCTGCCGGTGCCCAAAGAGCTACAAGTCGCCGCCGACATCACCCTCAGTCACCGGGCCATGGAGGTACTGCAATCCCTGGAGCGCGAAACCAGCGACCCTACCGTCAGCCCCCTGCGCCAGGGCGAAGACTACCTGAATGAGCTGGAGGCGATCGCCACCGAAGCCAGCACCTGCAACGCCTCCCTGTCGCTGGCGGCGGCCAAGCCCATGCTGGAGCGGCTGATTGGGCGATCGGTCTGGCAAATTCTCAACCAGGCACCGACCGAATCCCTCGCCGCCGATGTGGACTGGCTGGGGCGACTGGTCAACCTCGGCCAGCAGCTCAACCTGGGCCTTTCGCTAGAACGCCCCCAGGAGCTGTACTACCAGCACCTCAACCGCCAGATCTTCGCCCTGCTCAAACAGGCAGCGGTGTCTAGGAAGCCTCTTGGCCAAGACAGCCGCGCCCAGGTCAACGACATCCTCCGCCTCGGCGAATACCTGTCGATGGATGTGGGTGCGGTGCTGAAAGCGCTAGATCACCTCGATCCGGGTCGGCCCGCATAA
- a CDS encoding cysteine hydrolase family protein, with protein MTYPVLIIIDMQRGMSSPLAGERNNPSAEGEIARLLKAWRALAAPIVHVRHISRTPGSPFWPGQPDVEFQPELSPVETEHVVEKNVPDAFINTGLERWLHVRGFNTVAIVGVSTNNSVEATARTSGNLGFQTYVVSDATFAFAKTDFAGIYRTADEVHAMALANLQGEYATVVLSDELKNILAGSVN; from the coding sequence ATGACCTATCCAGTCTTAATCATTATTGATATGCAGCGGGGTATGAGTTCACCACTAGCTGGAGAACGAAACAATCCGTCTGCAGAGGGGGAGATTGCCAGATTGCTAAAAGCATGGCGTGCATTAGCTGCGCCAATTGTGCATGTTCGCCACATATCTCGTACGCCAGGTTCACCATTTTGGCCAGGACAACCAGACGTTGAGTTTCAACCTGAACTTTCACCTGTCGAAACAGAACACGTGGTCGAAAAGAATGTGCCTGATGCATTTATCAATACAGGACTTGAACGGTGGCTGCATGTGAGAGGATTCAATACAGTTGCAATTGTGGGCGTCAGCACCAATAACTCTGTCGAAGCGACGGCACGAACATCAGGAAATCTTGGCTTTCAGACCTATGTAGTCTCAGATGCTACCTTCGCATTTGCTAAAACAGATTTTGCTGGCATCTATCGGACTGCCGATGAGGTTCATGCTATGGCGCTTGCAAACCTGCAAGGTGAGTACGCTACAGTCGTTTTATCAGACGAACTGAAAAACATACTTGCGGGTTCAGTGAACTGA
- a CDS encoding type II toxin-antitoxin system ParD family antitoxin, whose amino-acid sequence MSINFTPGQERFVEAKLQFGKHRSTEEVLEIALRLLDEYDRSEAEWVENVRAKIDAAIEASAQTAPVDGETIVNGLLERFRQAN is encoded by the coding sequence ATGAGTATCAATTTTACTCCCGGCCAAGAGCGTTTTGTTGAAGCAAAGCTTCAATTTGGCAAACATCGCTCTACTGAAGAAGTTTTAGAAATTGCTCTGAGATTGTTAGATGAGTACGATCGCTCTGAAGCCGAGTGGGTCGAAAACGTACGGGCAAAAATTGACGCAGCAATCGAAGCCTCTGCCCAAACAGCCCCAGTCGATGGTGAAACCATTGTAAATGGCCTTCTAGAGCGCTTTCGGCAGGCAAACTAG
- a CDS encoding type II toxin-antitoxin system VapC family toxin has translation MRILLDTHIFLWFISGDTQLSANVRDSIRNPDNEVYLSAVSIWEVIVKYQLGKLPLPETPETYLPKQRDLHQIASLDLNESSVVQLAKLPPLHRDPFDRMLICQALANQLTIATVDTAIRAYAVNTM, from the coding sequence ATGAGGATTCTGCTAGACACCCATATTTTTCTATGGTTCATCAGTGGCGACACTCAGCTTTCAGCTAATGTTCGCGATAGCATTCGTAATCCAGATAATGAAGTCTATCTAAGTGCCGTCTCAATTTGGGAAGTAATTGTGAAATATCAATTGGGTAAGTTGCCTTTGCCTGAAACACCTGAGACGTACCTGCCTAAACAGCGCGACCTTCATCAAATTGCCAGCCTTGACCTCAATGAGAGCAGTGTAGTTCAGCTAGCTAAACTACCGCCTTTACATCGCGATCCCTTTGACAGAATGCTAATTTGTCAGGCTTTGGCAAATCAGTTGACCATAGCCACTGTCGATACAGCAATTCGCGCATACGCAGTAAACACCATGTAG
- the ribBA gene encoding bifunctional 3,4-dihydroxy-2-butanone-4-phosphate synthase/GTP cyclohydrolase II, translated as MPPVPRQSPSDLELPYNFQFDSIESALHDLAAGKSIVVVDDENRENEGDVICAAQFATPDIINFMAVEARGLICLAMTGERLDQLDLPLMVSPSAFEDENEQTAFTVSIDAALSWGVTTGISADDRARTIQVAINPNARPQDLRRPGHIFPLRAKDGGVLKRAGHTEAGVDLARLAGLYPAGVICEIQNPDGSMARLPELVDYAKTFGLKLISIADLISYRLQHERFVQREAVASMPTQFGEFAIYAYRNLLDGSEHVAMVKGDPATFADQSVMVRVHSECLTGDAFGSLRCDCRMQLQAALKMIDAAGRGVVVYLRQEGRGIGLVNKLKAYSLQDMGLDTVEANEKLGLPVDQRNYGVGAQILNDIGVQKFCLITNNPRKIAGIKGYGLEMVNRVPLIIEATPYNSGYLATKAEKLGHLLMHTYLVTVAIHWRSSGLTVQDRYQKLEQLRGLAQSLGLMLQEEARPVAAALFSQPDLIVNLGLDTLPVAGADAWYRDCDQPQMGAIATLLDKLAAWPEIDQLAFLISGGSDPFSGLQVGLDRQVFHHDAVPTPETVKPSDLCGSLESQRIYVFSSHLPSD; from the coding sequence ATGCCGCCCGTCCCCCGTCAGTCCCCCTCCGACCTCGAACTGCCCTACAACTTTCAGTTCGACTCCATTGAGTCGGCCCTCCACGACCTGGCCGCGGGCAAATCGATCGTCGTTGTCGATGACGAAAACCGCGAGAACGAAGGCGATGTGATCTGCGCGGCCCAGTTTGCCACCCCTGACATCATTAACTTTATGGCGGTCGAAGCGCGGGGGCTGATCTGCCTGGCCATGACCGGCGAACGGCTCGACCAGCTGGATCTGCCCCTGATGGTCAGCCCCAGCGCCTTCGAAGACGAAAACGAGCAGACCGCCTTCACCGTCAGCATCGACGCCGCCCTCAGCTGGGGGGTGACCACCGGCATCTCCGCCGACGATCGCGCCCGCACCATTCAGGTCGCCATCAACCCCAACGCCCGTCCCCAGGATCTGCGCCGCCCCGGCCACATTTTTCCGCTACGAGCCAAAGATGGCGGCGTGCTCAAGCGGGCGGGCCACACCGAAGCCGGAGTCGATCTGGCCCGTCTGGCCGGGCTGTACCCCGCTGGCGTAATTTGCGAAATTCAAAACCCCGACGGCTCTATGGCGCGGCTGCCCGAGCTGGTGGACTACGCCAAAACCTTTGGCCTCAAGCTGATCAGCATCGCCGATTTGATCAGCTACCGCTTACAGCACGAGCGCTTTGTGCAGCGCGAGGCGGTGGCCAGCATGCCCACCCAGTTTGGCGAATTTGCCATCTACGCCTACCGCAACCTGCTCGACGGCTCCGAGCATGTGGCCATGGTCAAGGGCGACCCCGCCACCTTCGCCGACCAGTCGGTGATGGTGCGCGTCCACTCCGAATGCCTGACGGGCGACGCCTTTGGCTCCCTGCGCTGCGACTGCCGTATGCAGCTCCAGGCGGCGCTCAAAATGATCGACGCCGCCGGGCGCGGCGTGGTGGTCTACCTGCGCCAGGAGGGGCGCGGCATTGGCCTGGTCAACAAGCTCAAGGCCTACTCGCTGCAAGATATGGGTCTCGATACGGTGGAGGCCAACGAAAAGCTGGGTCTGCCCGTCGATCAGCGCAACTACGGCGTGGGCGCACAAATTCTCAACGACATCGGCGTGCAGAAGTTTTGCCTGATCACCAATAACCCGCGCAAAATTGCCGGTATCAAAGGCTACGGCCTAGAGATGGTGAACCGGGTACCGCTGATTATTGAAGCGACCCCCTACAACTCGGGCTACCTGGCCACCAAGGCCGAAAAGCTGGGCCACCTGCTGATGCACACCTACCTGGTCACGGTGGCGATTCACTGGCGCAGCAGCGGGTTGACCGTGCAGGACCGCTACCAAAAGCTAGAGCAGCTGCGCGGACTGGCCCAATCGCTGGGGCTAATGCTGCAAGAAGAAGCCCGTCCAGTGGCGGCGGCGCTGTTTAGCCAGCCCGACTTAATTGTGAACCTGGGGCTGGATACCCTGCCTGTGGCGGGGGCCGACGCCTGGTACCGCGATTGCGACCAGCCGCAGATGGGGGCGATCGCCACCCTGCTCGATAAACTCGCCGCCTGGCCCGAAATCGACCAGCTGGCTTTCTTAATCTCCGGCGGCAGCGACCCCTTCAGCGGCTTGCAGGTGGGCCTCGATCGCCAGGTCTTTCACCACGACGCAGTGCCCACCCCCGAAACCGTCAAACCCTCCGACCTCTGCGGCAGCCTAGAAAGCCAGCGCATCTACGTCTTCTCCAGCCACCTTCCATCAGATTAG
- a CDS encoding type II toxin-antitoxin system Phd/YefM family antitoxin yields the protein MLNITIDEIQRDPLKYLRQVEAGETIVIFRADQAIAELKPITKDKQLRPFGLCTGEFTVPADFDTPLPEDLLSAFEGK from the coding sequence ATGCTAAACATCACAATTGATGAAATCCAGCGAGATCCGCTCAAATATCTTCGCCAAGTAGAGGCAGGTGAGACAATTGTGATTTTTAGGGCTGATCAGGCGATCGCAGAACTCAAACCTATCACCAAAGATAAACAATTGCGACCATTTGGCTTATGTACGGGAGAGTTTACTGTCCCGGCTGATTTCGATACACCTTTACCCGAAGATCTCTTGAGCGCATTTGAAGGCAAATGA
- a CDS encoding cell wall metabolism sensor histidine kinase WalK: MFQATRRRLALWYTAVTAVLLLLFASGFYLYVRTTLVERVDDTLNHVVEVVERSLVIEPSPTGDRVFATVATDSPPLRVNVEASFRDNARAVEDDHIDLEWFDRDGQLLWSTFTDLQPVPLHVNPAGETVQVGPDTFFRQITERVQDQGQVLGYLRVSHPWFEVTKPSRRLMVDLALGTSLMVAAVAAIGWLLSGIAIAPVRDSYQQLKQFTADASHELRNPIAVIQTNAQVALSDPDPDVEIQQQQFQVIERLTRRLGRLVDDLLFLARQESGLIAFAPASLSLEGLLEEVVEEQQVMAAERQIALRVNVADDTPGKPRAKSSALLAAPPTASSTILGDPGQLTRLFTNLISNAVQYTPEGGTVTVQVKATKHQGQPAVQVTIHDTGIGMDEAALAHAFDRFYRADPSRLRSGEQGTGLGLAIAKVIVDAHRGHIHLDSQPGQGTTVTVVLPQGSG; this comes from the coding sequence ATGTTTCAGGCGACGCGGCGGCGACTGGCGCTCTGGTATACGGCGGTAACGGCGGTGTTGCTGCTGCTGTTTGCCAGTGGCTTTTACCTCTACGTGCGCACCACCCTGGTCGAGCGGGTGGACGACACCCTGAACCACGTGGTGGAGGTGGTGGAGCGATCGCTCGTGATTGAGCCATCCCCCACGGGCGATCGCGTCTTTGCCACCGTCGCCACCGACAGCCCACCCCTGCGGGTCAACGTCGAGGCCAGCTTTCGCGACAACGCCCGCGCCGTCGAAGACGACCACATCGACCTGGAGTGGTTTGACCGCGATGGGCAGCTGCTGTGGTCCACCTTTACCGACCTACAGCCCGTACCCCTGCACGTCAACCCGGCGGGCGAAACGGTGCAGGTGGGGCCAGACACCTTCTTTCGCCAGATCACCGAGCGGGTGCAAGACCAGGGCCAGGTGCTGGGCTACCTGCGGGTCAGCCACCCCTGGTTTGAGGTCACCAAGCCCAGCCGTCGGCTGATGGTAGACCTCGCCCTGGGCACCAGCCTGATGGTGGCGGCGGTGGCAGCGATCGGCTGGCTGCTCTCGGGGATCGCGATCGCCCCCGTGCGCGACTCCTACCAGCAGCTCAAGCAGTTCACCGCCGATGCCTCCCACGAGCTGCGCAACCCGATCGCGGTGATCCAGACCAATGCCCAGGTGGCGCTGTCCGACCCCGATCCCGACGTCGAGATTCAGCAGCAGCAGTTTCAGGTGATCGAGCGGCTCACCCGACGGCTGGGCCGCCTGGTGGATGACCTGCTGTTTCTGGCCCGTCAGGAGAGCGGGCTGATTGCCTTTGCCCCGGCTTCGCTGAGCCTGGAGGGGCTGCTGGAGGAGGTGGTGGAGGAGCAGCAGGTGATGGCCGCCGAGCGCCAGATTGCCCTGCGGGTGAATGTGGCGGACGATACCCCCGGCAAACCACGGGCCAAATCTTCGGCTCTGCTGGCGGCTCCCCCCACCGCCAGCTCCACAATTCTGGGCGATCCCGGCCAGCTCACCCGGCTGTTCACCAACTTGATCAGCAATGCGGTGCAGTACACCCCCGAGGGCGGCACCGTGACGGTGCAGGTCAAGGCCACCAAGCACCAGGGCCAGCCAGCGGTGCAGGTCACCATCCACGATACCGGCATTGGCATGGATGAAGCGGCGCTGGCCCACGCCTTCGATCGCTTCTACCGGGCCGACCCGTCGCGGCTGCGCAGCGGGGAGCAGGGTACCGGGCTGGGGCTGGCGATCGCCAAGGTCATTGTCGATGCCCACCGCGGCCACATTCACCTCGACAGCCAGCCGGGGCAGGGGACGACCGTCACCGTCGTACTGCCCCAGGGGAGCGGCTAG
- a CDS encoding DUF5615 family PIN-like protein yields MLRLLSDENFNGDVVRGLFLRQPSLDLLRVQDVGLRKVDDPAILDWAASNGRILLTHDRATMPNFAYKRLSQGQLMPGLFVINDRMPVRQVIDELLLLIEGSEQDEWSGIVLYLPL; encoded by the coding sequence ATGCTGAGGTTGCTGAGCGACGAGAACTTTAATGGTGATGTTGTACGAGGGCTATTTCTTCGACAGCCAAGTCTCGATTTACTGAGGGTTCAAGATGTTGGGCTGCGAAAAGTAGACGATCCAGCAATTCTGGATTGGGCAGCGAGCAATGGGCGCATTCTCTTAACTCACGATCGCGCAACAATGCCAAATTTCGCTTACAAGCGCTTGTCCCAGGGGCAGCTAATGCCAGGGCTATTTGTGATCAACGACCGGATGCCTGTCAGACAGGTAATTGATGAATTACTACTGCTGATCGAAGGTAGTGAGCAAGATGAGTGGAGCGGTATCGTATTGTACTTGCCCTTGTAA
- a CDS encoding DUF433 domain-containing protein: MSLALERESPPLTEDAAGAIRVGNSRVLLELVIRAFQDGAPPETIVQRYSTLSLSDVYSTIGYYLRHQQEIESYLSEREQLAESVRQQLSEAQPDLSLIRSRLLAQKTHQTCHAEVAERREL, from the coding sequence ATGAGTCTTGCCTTAGAGCGTGAGTCCCCACCGCTTACAGAAGATGCAGCAGGGGCAATTCGGGTTGGCAACTCAAGGGTTCTGCTAGAACTCGTGATTCGAGCATTTCAGGATGGTGCTCCTCCAGAAACCATTGTGCAAAGATACTCGACCCTTTCTCTCTCTGACGTTTACAGCACAATTGGCTATTACCTTCGGCATCAGCAAGAAATAGAATCTTATTTGAGCGAGCGTGAACAGCTAGCAGAATCTGTTCGACAGCAACTCTCAGAAGCTCAACCTGATCTAAGCCTTATTCGATCGCGGCTCCTAGCACAAAAAACTCACCAAACCTGCCATGCTGAGGTTGCTGAGCGACGAGAACTTTAA